One Eptesicus fuscus isolate TK198812 chromosome 13, DD_ASM_mEF_20220401, whole genome shotgun sequence genomic window, GCCGAAGCTCGGAGCCCCTGAGGGAGGAGGTGCCTCTGGTGGCTAGGAAGGTCGAGCTTTCGGGGCTGCCCGATCCTAGGGGGCAAGGCCCCCGGCTCAGGGAGTTCTGTGCCAGTCACTCCAAAACTGGGTGCCCAGGCCTCTGTACGAGttacattcattcatccaacGGAGAGTCAGTGTGCACCTGCTGTGGGCCCCGCCCTGGTCTTGGCAGCGGGGGCACTGGCGGAAACAGCAGAGGAGGGCTCGTCCTCACAGGTCCTCACCGAGCTGAGTTCTCGCCGGGGAAGGCAGGATCGTAGCGCGGCGTTCTCTCTGGGACCAGGTTATTCAGTACAGCTTTCCAGACGCTCCTCAGTgcctggctctgtgctgggccccgCACACCCCAAAATGAATTAGCCCCTAGTCTAGAAAGCAAGGTGGGTGCCAGAGAGCCATTAATAATGTAGCATGACACGTGGCCTCCCAGGCTTGGAGCAGAGTCCTGTGTGTCTCCAGGGCAGGGAACAGAGCAAGAGATGGGGCACAAAGGGGAGGCTGGGGTCTGGTTCTGAAGGCCCCCCAATGCCGTTTCAAAACCTTGAGGCTTTGCCCTGCAGGCACTAGGGAGCCATGGGCATTGGGAGGGGGAGTTAAGCAGGATGTGCGTTCCGGAGGGAATGTGGTTGGCCGGCACGCCCGCCAGAGCCTGGCTTGCTGAAGCGCTCAATAAACACTCAGGAATCTGGAAGCTGCTGCTGGGCGGCGGTGGGGGCTGGAACCAGGACACGGATGAAGAGGGGTGATCTGGAGATGAAGCAAGGCTCCGGTTGGGGGTTCTTAGGGCTCGGGCTCTGTTCCCGATCTCAGCCGTTCAGTTCAATGCACATTCACTGAGCTCCAGCGGTGCCAGGTTCTGGGAACAGTACAAGGACAGACAGACAGTCCCCACAGAAATGAACCAAACCATCCCAAGGCAGGGCCAGCCGCGGGGCGGCCGGGCGGCTCCTGAGGGTGTGCGGTGGGGTgaccctgtcccccctccccggaACCCTGGCAGTACTTCCAGGGGCGGCTGGCGGGGGCCAACAGCACCGTTGTGACCTGGAGCGCCAACCACACCGGCCCCGCAGACACCTTCAACTTCAACAACTGGGTGACGCTGCTGTCCCAGCTGCCCCTGCTGCTCTTCACGCTCCTCAACTCCTTCCTGTACCAGTGGTGAGAGGCCGCCTTTGACTCCCTCCCAGGCCGCCCTCCCCTCCgttgttcccgccccacccctgccgaGGCAGCTCCACTGGGCCCGGGGAAGGCCTCCCATCCTGCCTCCACACTCCctgcatctcccccacccccactgcccagccctgggcctcacCTCCCGCCGCCTCCCTCGGCCTGACCCGGGTCCAGCTGATGCCCACTCTGCCCCCCTTATGAGCAGCATCCCTGAGACGGTGCGGATTctgggcagcctgctggtcaTCCTGCTGCTCTTTGCCCTGACGGCGGCGTTGGTCAAGGTGGACATGACACCCGGACCCTTCTTCTCCATCACCATGGCCTCTGTCTGGTTCATCAACTGTGAGGACCACTGCCCCTacccacctccctgcccagcccccccaGGACTTCAGCCCAGCCTCCTTTTTGTAGCTAAAAGGGCCCAATGTATACAAAAAGggaaggcagcagcagcagcacccatATCCctgatgagaaactgaggcccagagggagaggaagtCCGTTGTGACAGGCCCGCATTGACCTAAGAGCTGGCCTCCTGACCTAGACCTGCAAGTCTATGGATGCACCTCAGAAGGGGAGTGAATGGGGGTTGTTACACCAGAGTGCCAGGAGTCTTATGCCTACCAACCTCATCCAGAGTCCACAGTGTGTCCTGCtgacacctcctccagggagcccctgAGCCTCCCTAGCTGAACGGCAGTCCCCATTCTCGTCCCTCCACAGCCTTCTGCGCAGTTCTGCAGGGCAGCCTCTTTGGACAGCTGGGCACCATGCCTTCTACCTACAGCAGCCTCTTCCTCAGcggccagggcctggctgggatCTTCGCTGCTCTTGCCATGCTCATGTCCATGGCCAGTGAGTAGACTTGACTGactgggggtggcggggagggagggtggcctCTGGGGTTCTGGGGGGTTGGGAGAGTGTGCCAGGAGTGAGATGCTGTGGGTTCTGGGTGGAGACAGAGGTGATGGGGAGCTGGGTTCTGCAGTGAGAGAGTGACTGGGTGAGGATTGGGTTAACTTGGAGTCAGGGGCAGGATTCCTGAGGCCAACTGTGACATGTGGCTGCAGGTGAGGTTGAGGCAAGGAGGAACAGGTTAGGGATTCAGATAGATTTGTGTTCAAATCACACTTCCTCTGCCCCCTAGTGGCGGGGCATTGGACAAAGCACCTTACCGGTGTCAGTTTCCTTACCAGAATGGTTATTATGGTTCCATCATCAGATTGTAATAATGAGCACGTAGTAggttctaaaaacaaacaaacaggacgGTGAGAGTGAGAGAAGcgaagggctgggctggggccctgACAAGATTCCCGCGTTTGTTTGTGAGCGGAGCGGAAGAGGCCAGGAGATGAATCTGAGAAGGCCATGATAGGAAGTGGGACCAGAGTTGTTACCCTGTGGGAGCACGTGGGACCAGCCACCTCCCTGCTGCAGCTGGAGTTTCCTCACAGGTGGCGTGGATGCCCAGACCTCTGCCCTGGGGTACTTCATCACACCCTGCGTGGGCATCTTCGTGTCCATCGTGTGTTACCTGAGCCTGCCCTACATGGTGAGCCTGGCATTGAGCTCAAGGCTGCACTTCAGAGCATCTCAGATGCAGCCCCGACCCGAGCCTGAGGTCCCAAGAGACACCAAGCGCGGTGGAGGGGCCCTAGCCCCAGTCCAGATCCCCAAAGGAGTCAGCCACTGGGGCACTAGGGGACCCCAGCCTCTAAGCCAACAGGGTGTGGAGGGATCCGGACACCTCAGCCAAGCCAGGCAGGACCAACGCTTGCCTTCTGCAGGAGCTGGCCCGCTACTACCTGGCCAGGAAACCATCGCTGGCACAAGGTCAGGAGCTGGAGACTAAAGCTGAGCTCCTGCAGTCTGGtgagccctgggccctgctgggcggggggaggcccAGAGGAAGCTAGAGGCACCTCCACAGGGAAAGATGTCCTTTCTGTCTCCAACTAGAGCCCTCACCCCTAGTAGTAGCCTTGTACGCacagaggcagaaaaaaatgtcatGAACGAAGCCCTCCCTTTGCCCTTTGGGCCTCAGAGTCCTCCTCTGTAAACGGGGAGGCAGTAGCACGTCAGGCATGCAAGTTCTGGATCCGAATGCATCTGAGTTTGAGTTCCAGCTTCACAAcatccaagctgtgtgacctcaggcaagtcacttaacccctctgagcctccatttccttaccTATAGAGCCATGGCAGTGAGATAGTCCATTCAAGGTGCTTAATCTACCCAGCACATGCATGTGCTTAATAAATAGCAGCTAAGCATATTTCTGTTGTGAATCCTCTTTGCCTGAACCCTGGGCTGAAGGAGGGCCACTTGTTTTAATTGCTGGGAATCTCCCTTCATAGATAAGGTTCACAGGCATGACCCTGCCATCCCTCTTGCCCCAGATGAGAAGAACGGGATTCCCAACAGCCCTCAGAAGGCGGCCCTGACTCTGGAACTTGACCCTGAGAAGGAGCCAGAGCTGGAGCCGGAGGAACCCCAGAAGCCAGGAAAACCTTCAGTTTTCATTGTCTTCCGAAAGGTTTGGCTTGGATATAACCCCCAACCACCATCCCTGGGGAAGAGACGCCGCTCTCTCTAGCCCTCCCCAGAGACTCAGAATGGAACGGGGCCTTAGGGGCAGGGTCCTAGTGGGTCGGGGACACGGCTGAGCCAGGCCCCAGGTGTCCTGCTCCTGGGCCAGGGCTTTggcaggagggggggggctgAGTGTTaggccccaggcctgccccccggCTCACACCCCTGCCTCCGGCTCCCAGATCTGGCTGACGGCGCTGTGCCTTGTGTTGGTCTTCACAGTCACCCTGTCTGTCTTCCCCGCCATCACAGCCATGGTGACCAGCTCCACCAGTCCCGGGAAGTGGAGTGAGTGCTGGGAAGCAgaagagggctgggcaggggagcgaaggggagaggaggaggaggggagtcgGGACCAGGatgagcctctctctctcccaggtcAGTTCTTCAACCCCATCTGCTGCTTCCTTCTCTTCAACATCATGGACTGCCTGGGGCGGAGCCTGACCTCGTACTTCCTGTGGGTGAGCACACCTGGGCGGGGGTGACCTGAAGGTTCTAGGAAGCAGCTGGATATCAGAGGGTGTGAAAGAGCACAGAACGGTGATTTCCCAACGGGCCAGCTGGTCTGGGCCTGGAAGGGGACAGGCACCCGGTGGCGGTGAGCGCCGGCTCCGAGAGGGATGCCAGCCAAGGCTGGCACCGTGAGCTCCTTGAAAGCGGAAGCTACGTCCAGTTGACCTGTGTcctcagcacccagcccagggccagccctctGTGCTTGGAGACTCGCGTGGAGGTTTCGGCACCACGTGAGAGGGGGCACAACATCCCTAGTGTTTGCGTTGCTTTCCGCCAAGGTGCTGCTTCATTAAATGAAATCTTCCAAGGAGACACAATAAATAAAGTAGATCCAAGAGGAGCTGCTCTGATCCCCAGCTTCCAATCCCATTCAGCACCCCCATCCGCCCCAAAGGGGTCTGTGGAACCCCCGGGGATGTTCGGAGGAACCAAGTTTGAAAACCAAAGATGCCGCCTAAGGCCTCTTCCAGTTCTGCCATGGAGAGACCGCAGGCTGGAGACGGGGAGAGGCAGAGGCCGGTCCTTGCTTGCTGGGTGGCTTGGCCCATCCCCTTGCTCTCCACAGGCCCAAGAGCTGGGTCCTCACCAGCTCCTGTAGGGTGGCTCAGGGGAAGTGAGGCATGAGTCTGCGGGGGTGCCCCTGGAGCAGAGACCCTGCTCGCAGGGACTGCCCTGACCCCAGCTTCTGCCGCAGCCGGACCAGGACAGCcggctgctgcccctgctggtctGCCTGCGCGTCCTGTTCATTCCGCTCTTCATGCTGTGCCACGTGCCCCAGAGGTCCCGGCTGCCCACCCTCTTCCCACAGGACGCCTACTTCATCACCTTCATGATGGTCTTTGCTGTTTCCAACGGTTACCTGGTGTCCCTCACCATGTGCCTGGCGCCCAGGTCTGGGGACGGCCCGCGAGGGCCTGGGGGAGTTGGGAGGTGGGTGAACTCTTTGAGGGGGgacagcctgcaagggagggctcattctgctctggccagccctgccccggcTGCCTCCAGGCCTCGCTGGTGCCACCCTGTCGGCCCAGGAGCTCGGTAGGCGATGACTCCACTGGGGCGGTTCCTGCCTGGGAGTCACCCAGGCACTGGTTCTGGagcctcctctctgggcctcagtttccccatctgtgaaataaaCGGGTTGGACTATTATTTCTTAGGGCCCACCCACTCCCCAAATTCTCAGTTGAAGGGGAGCTAAGGTTTTGCTCAGAAGCAGAGTTCATAGGCTATTAGTGTCGGGACAATGGAGGGAGAATCCAGAGGTGATGGGGGCGGGCCGTTTGGGGACATTTTATCAAGAGGGGAAGCAGTTGAATCTGGAATCCTGTAATACTGGACCCCAGGGGACCTAGAGATGCCCTTGTCCAGGGTCCTCATTTCACCGGTCAGGAAACAAGTCCAGAGACAAGGGCCTAATTACGGGGACTGGAGGTGGGGTCAGCACAGACCAGAACTCAGTGCTGTAAGGAGGCCGGGCCACTGGGGCTgggtccaggctgggcagggcgTTTTCTAAGAGCTCCCACCCCTGTGTGTTCTAGGCAGGTGCTGCCACACGAGAGGGAGGTGGCCGGCGCCCTCATGACCTTCTTCCTGGCCCTGGGGCTGTCCTGCGgagcctccctctccttcctcttcaagGCGCTGCTCTGAAGGCTGCGTGGAGGGCCTCCCAGCAGCTCTCTTCTCGCTGCCCCTTCGGAGCCCAGACCCAGGGCAGAGGAGTGGCGAGCTGGCTCAAGCCTCTGCTGGGCCGGGGCCCCTTGGTCTGGaggtgccaggaggaggcaggtgctGTTTCCTTCCCGGGCCTCCTCGGGGTGCTGCGAGGAAGATTTCACCACCGGTCATTCCAGCCCTCACCCAGGATGGAGGCGACGCTCAGAGATGGACGCGGTCCAGAAGCACAGAAGCCCTCGCTGAAAAGGTGGCGGCCGGGGAAAGGGCCGAGGGCCATGGCCCTGCCCCAGCATCAGGAGCGCATGTATTTGTTGGTCACAAAAAACAGCCCTGCCCATCGAGGGAGACCGAGGCCACAGGCGGGGGCCTTGCCGAGGGTGCGGCTGGTGTGGGCCCAGCCTCAGGTTCCGCGTGGGAGTGTGGGCCAGCCCCGGGCAGGAACTCTTCTTCTCCCCAGGCCTCAGCGACCCCGTGGGCAGGTCTCTCGGACCCCAGGACAGAGGATGCAGGGAAGttgaggggagcagggagagagacagacgtTAGGGATCTGAGGGTGCTCCCAGGACCCTCTGGGCCTCAGACAATGTTTTTGTTGCCAACACTTAGTGTCTCCACCCCCGCGCCCcgcggggccggccaggtctgtgGTTAGCCTGCAGGTGTGCGCTGCGCTGTACAGTGTGCAGCGCCCTCTCACAGCGGCACTGAGGCcttggagggaggcaggcagggattGTACTCCCCCTTTGTACAGGGGAGGAGCCCGAGTCCCGGGGTAAGTGGCCGATTCACAGCAGAGctggggcccagcccccacccccctcctccctgtagGTGCTGTTCTTCCAGCCCAgttcctgcttctcttcctcaAGGGGCTCAAAGCACAGCCCTGAGCACACACTCCACCTTTCTGCggtttctctctctgctcctgctcctgggtCCAATAACAATCTTCTCCATTTGTATAATGATGTCTCTGAGTCTTTCTTTCCAAGGTGCTTTCAGCTCTATTGGCTTTGAtgagcagggtggggtggggatggttgTACCCATTTGGCAGATGGGATGACTGAGGCCCGAGAGGGGCAGGGATTTGTGAGCATTCCTGCAGTGGCCAAGGGATATCGACCTGCAAGGAGCCCTGTACTCCTGGGCAGAGCACCGGGCTGCATGGACGACTACCACTCTCCCAGGCTCCTCTGCATCGCAGGCTTCCCTTTCTCAGAAATGGAGCTTTACAGAGGCAGTCAGCTGactctctagggcagtggtcggcaaactcactagtcagcagagccaaatatcaacagtacaacgattgaaatttcttttgagagccaaattttttaaacttaaacttcttctaacgccacttcttcaaaatagactcgcccaggccgtggtattttgtggaagagccacactcaaggggccaaagagccgcatgtggctcgcgagccgcagtttgccgaccacggctctagagggACGGAGGAGAGGCCTGCTTCACACACACCTGTACTACCATGCCCAACCCAGAGAAAAGCacgtgtgggtttttttttgccattttaggCGCTGGCCttgctgcccacctgccctcgTGCCTGCTGTAAACATTCACTGAGGAGCTTTCTATACCGGGAGCTGAGCCAGGGCCCCTGCTCGGAAGCCAGAGGCTGCATTGATATCAAAGAGGAAAGTGAAGCAGTATATGGCCTTGACAGCTGAAATACAGCCCCAGGAAGATCCTGAGTGAGGATTCATTCTTTGGACCACAATtcctggtgccaggccctggctggtctggggACCCTGAAACAAAGGAGGAGTGGTCTGTATTCCGAGGCCATAGGAAACAATGCAGCTCGTCGTGGGGTTGCGAAGGCCCTGTAACAGAAGTCTCCAGAAGAGGGCCATGGGTCCTGCTGGGGAGTCAGGGCGGGCGTCCCAAAGGAGGCATTCCCCCAGGTGGGTCTTGAGGGATGAATATGAGTTTGCTGGGCTGGAGTGGGGGAAGGGCACCCCAGGCAGAGGTACCAGAGAGTGTGGAAGGCATGGACATGGAATATTCAGGGAACAGTGGGGActctggcagggggtggggtgaggaagcCCCTAGGatgtgagggagggagaagagaggttGAGGCTGGAGCCGTGGGCTGGGGACAAATGATAAAGAACCTTAGCAATGAGGACTAAATGggattagagagaggaggagggatacAGGAGAGAAGGGG contains:
- the SLC29A2 gene encoding equilibrative nucleoside transporter 2 isoform X3; the encoded protein is MARGDIPQDSYHLVGVSFFILGLGTLLPWNFFITAIPYFQGRLAGANSTVVTWSANHTGPADTFNFNNWVTLLSQLPLLLFTLLNSFLYQCIPETVRILGSLLVILLLFALTAALVKVDMTPGPFFSITMASVWFINSFCAVLQGSLFGQLGTMPSTYSSLFLSGQGLAGIFAALAMLMSMASGVDAQTSALGYFITPCVGIFVSIVCYLSLPYMELARYYLARKPSLAQGQELETKAELLQSDEKNGIPNSPQKAALTLELDPEKEPELEPEEPQKPGKPSVFIVFRKIWLTALCLVLVFTVTLSVFPAITAMVTSSTSPGKWSQFFNPICCFLLFNIMDCLGRSLTSYFLWDAYFITFMMVFAVSNGYLVSLTMCLAPRQVLPHEREVAGALMTFFLALGLSCGASLSFLFKALL
- the SLC29A2 gene encoding equilibrative nucleoside transporter 2 isoform X1 translates to MGAVVRSGAGRGAGAGGATEELRPRGDLLTDPHSYHLVGVSFFILGLGTLLPWNFFITAIPYFQGRLAGANSTVVTWSANHTGPADTFNFNNWVTLLSQLPLLLFTLLNSFLYQCIPETVRILGSLLVILLLFALTAALVKVDMTPGPFFSITMASVWFINSFCAVLQGSLFGQLGTMPSTYSSLFLSGQGLAGIFAALAMLMSMASGVDAQTSALGYFITPCVGIFVSIVCYLSLPYMELARYYLARKPSLAQGQELETKAELLQSDEKNGIPNSPQKAALTLELDPEKEPELEPEEPQKPGKPSVFIVFRKIWLTALCLVLVFTVTLSVFPAITAMVTSSTSPGKWSQFFNPICCFLLFNIMDCLGRSLTSYFLWPDQDSRLLPLLVCLRVLFIPLFMLCHVPQRSRLPTLFPQDAYFITFMMVFAVSNGYLVSLTMCLAPRQVLPHEREVAGALMTFFLALGLSCGASLSFLFKALL
- the SLC29A2 gene encoding equilibrative nucleoside transporter 2 isoform X2, with the translated sequence MARGDIPQDSYHLVGVSFFILGLGTLLPWNFFITAIPYFQGRLAGANSTVVTWSANHTGPADTFNFNNWVTLLSQLPLLLFTLLNSFLYQCIPETVRILGSLLVILLLFALTAALVKVDMTPGPFFSITMASVWFINSFCAVLQGSLFGQLGTMPSTYSSLFLSGQGLAGIFAALAMLMSMASGVDAQTSALGYFITPCVGIFVSIVCYLSLPYMELARYYLARKPSLAQGQELETKAELLQSDEKNGIPNSPQKAALTLELDPEKEPELEPEEPQKPGKPSVFIVFRKIWLTALCLVLVFTVTLSVFPAITAMVTSSTSPGKWSQFFNPICCFLLFNIMDCLGRSLTSYFLWPDQDSRLLPLLVCLRVLFIPLFMLCHVPQRSRLPTLFPQDAYFITFMMVFAVSNGYLVSLTMCLAPRQVLPHEREVAGALMTFFLALGLSCGASLSFLFKALL